The following proteins are encoded in a genomic region of Natrinema sp. DC36:
- a CDS encoding SWIM zinc finger family protein gives MKTTASPKAPLPVPSADHLTKRSRRARIEPMSVLSLGDGLYEVESASDHTYLVDLEAGRCTCPDHVFREARCKHVRRVAIEITEGRTPPPGEIAVDCRDCGETIFVDEDEPAPFYCDEHALYAGDTVRDRETGDRLTVVDVSELRADAVEIGAADTTVADYETNADYDPDVPVVGAIYPHATVAPNGVVPSSLRIYVFPRTRLEKAT, from the coding sequence ATGAAAACAACAGCGTCACCGAAAGCACCGCTTCCAGTACCGTCAGCAGATCACCTCACGAAGCGATCGCGCCGGGCACGCATCGAACCGATGTCGGTGCTGTCGCTGGGCGACGGCCTCTACGAGGTCGAGTCCGCGAGCGACCACACCTACCTCGTGGACCTCGAGGCGGGTCGGTGCACCTGCCCGGATCACGTCTTCCGCGAGGCCCGTTGCAAGCACGTCCGTAGAGTCGCGATCGAGATCACGGAGGGCCGGACCCCGCCGCCGGGCGAGATCGCGGTCGACTGTCGCGACTGCGGCGAGACGATCTTCGTCGACGAGGACGAACCCGCGCCGTTCTACTGCGACGAGCACGCGCTCTACGCGGGTGACACCGTCCGTGATCGCGAAACCGGCGATCGACTCACCGTCGTCGACGTCTCGGAACTGCGAGCCGACGCCGTCGAGATCGGAGCGGCCGACACCACCGTCGCAGACTACGAGACCAACGCGGACTACGATCCCGACGTCCCCGTCGTCGGCGCGATCTATCCCCACGCCACCGTCGCGCCCAACGGCGTCGTTCCCTCGTCGCTGCGAATCTACGTCTTCCCGCGGACCCGCCTCGAGAAGGCGACGTAG
- a CDS encoding twin-arginine translocase subunit TatC, translating to MSSAVDEDTARAINSGRETIGALLSGAQEHLQKVFIVFLIGFVSSFYALRVVVWDFLEATAKGQMSEEIAGSTDIITRTPFEVILLQAKIGMITGAVVAIPALLFFSRKAIRRRGYHSVVPISKGYIAGFVVMALSLFVAGVVYAYTIFFPYAFGFLAGNAVSAGVKPSYGITEFTEFMALLTLSFGLAAQLPLLMGVLSYTEIIPYETFRDKWRHAVVGIVIFGALFSPPDPFTQVMWAMPMIILYVFSLGLAKVVTNVRRRGAAKSEGTGTDHVKRRLLQFGGVLAVVAAAISVAVNQGGFGYLRESVYPTFPSWLRPSGTLGLEAMANAHGLAGEVAVGLLVAAAVGFVVLFGYTIHVLQQPVYPRSDDIQRADTHEDVDFETLAVEDIDDVSVQVFHSMSEDQALEYSRQAMYDDDRAKAQAILDRFDSIETADDGGDGAAAGSVAASGAGGDSGEDESLFANTAAGMLDPFTEDETTEDDIGGYAYDIAFIFNSLTSKVFRIVGLFMVVMGGTFFWLYSGGLGDILRLFLDRVPQHVLDEVASRNDIDPSGMNLGELIEAMDIVVALHPVEVLIFEAKVSALAGLVATLPVILFYAWPAAKERGLVYGDRRTFVVWGGGLLVGFAVGTYLGFFWVAPTIISYLVSDAISNGMVISYRIKSFFWLVIATTVGIGFLLNIIVTMALFHVGGVVSYRSMLERWRPVVVGIFVIAAFFSPKGILMMLLFAIPISLTYLLGLAVLYVLTGGGRLFGGGGGSAAPPDAEDTGATATE from the coding sequence ATGAGTTCTGCCGTCGACGAGGACACCGCCCGGGCCATCAACAGCGGCCGGGAGACGATCGGCGCGCTCCTCTCGGGTGCCCAAGAGCACCTGCAGAAGGTGTTTATCGTCTTTCTCATCGGCTTCGTCAGCTCCTTTTACGCGCTTCGCGTGGTCGTCTGGGACTTCCTCGAGGCGACCGCGAAGGGCCAGATGAGCGAGGAGATCGCCGGCTCGACCGACATCATCACGCGAACGCCGTTCGAGGTGATCCTCTTGCAGGCAAAAATCGGGATGATCACGGGTGCCGTCGTCGCGATTCCCGCACTGCTCTTTTTCTCCCGGAAAGCGATCCGTCGCCGCGGCTATCACAGCGTCGTCCCGATCTCGAAGGGATACATCGCCGGCTTCGTCGTGATGGCGCTCTCGTTGTTCGTCGCTGGCGTCGTCTACGCGTATACCATCTTCTTCCCGTACGCGTTCGGCTTCCTCGCGGGGAACGCCGTCAGCGCCGGCGTCAAACCCAGTTACGGGATCACCGAGTTCACCGAGTTCATGGCGCTACTGACGCTCTCGTTCGGACTCGCCGCCCAGCTCCCGCTGTTGATGGGCGTGCTGTCCTACACCGAGATCATCCCCTACGAGACGTTCCGGGACAAGTGGCGACACGCCGTCGTCGGGATCGTCATCTTCGGGGCCCTGTTCTCGCCGCCGGATCCGTTCACGCAGGTCATGTGGGCCATGCCGATGATTATCCTCTACGTCTTCAGCCTCGGCCTGGCGAAGGTCGTCACCAACGTCCGCCGGCGCGGCGCGGCGAAATCCGAGGGGACGGGAACCGACCACGTCAAGCGGCGTCTCCTCCAGTTCGGCGGCGTGCTCGCCGTCGTCGCGGCCGCGATCTCCGTCGCGGTCAACCAGGGCGGCTTCGGCTACCTCCGCGAGTCCGTCTACCCCACGTTCCCGTCGTGGCTGCGCCCCAGCGGAACCCTCGGGCTCGAGGCGATGGCGAACGCGCACGGTCTCGCCGGTGAGGTCGCGGTCGGCCTCCTGGTCGCTGCCGCCGTCGGATTCGTCGTTCTGTTCGGCTATACGATCCACGTGCTCCAGCAGCCGGTCTATCCGCGATCGGACGACATTCAACGGGCCGACACCCACGAGGACGTCGACTTCGAGACGCTCGCGGTCGAGGACATCGACGACGTGTCGGTGCAGGTCTTCCACAGTATGAGCGAGGACCAGGCGCTCGAGTACTCCCGGCAGGCGATGTACGACGACGACCGGGCAAAAGCGCAGGCTATCCTCGACAGGTTCGATTCGATCGAGACGGCCGACGACGGCGGTGACGGCGCGGCCGCGGGCAGTGTCGCAGCGAGCGGTGCAGGAGGCGACAGTGGCGAGGACGAGAGCCTCTTCGCGAACACCGCCGCGGGCATGCTCGATCCCTTTACCGAGGACGAGACCACCGAGGACGACATCGGCGGCTACGCCTACGACATCGCCTTCATCTTCAACAGTCTCACCTCGAAGGTGTTCCGCATCGTCGGGCTGTTCATGGTCGTCATGGGCGGCACCTTCTTCTGGCTCTACTCGGGCGGTCTCGGGGACATCCTCAGGCTCTTCCTCGATCGGGTTCCCCAGCACGTGCTCGACGAGGTCGCCAGCCGCAACGACATCGACCCGAGCGGGATGAACCTCGGCGAACTCATCGAAGCGATGGACATCGTCGTCGCGTTACATCCGGTCGAAGTGCTCATCTTCGAGGCGAAAGTGAGCGCCCTCGCCGGGCTCGTCGCCACGCTGCCGGTGATACTGTTCTACGCCTGGCCGGCAGCCAAGGAGCGCGGGCTGGTGTACGGCGACCGGCGCACGTTCGTCGTCTGGGGCGGCGGCCTGCTCGTCGGCTTCGCCGTCGGAACCTACCTCGGGTTCTTCTGGGTCGCGCCGACGATCATCTCGTATCTGGTCTCGGACGCGATCAGCAACGGGATGGTCATCTCCTACCGGATCAAGAGCTTCTTCTGGCTCGTGATCGCCACGACCGTCGGCATCGGCTTCCTGCTCAACATCATCGTCACGATGGCGCTGTTCCACGTCGGCGGCGTCGTCAGCTACCGCTCGATGCTCGAGCGCTGGCGGCCGGTCGTCGTCGGGATCTTCGTCATCGCCGCCTTCTTCAGCCCGAAGGGGATCCTCATGATGTTGCTGTTCGCCATCCCGATCTCGCTCACCTACCTGCTCGGCCTCGCCGTCCTCTACGTCCTCACGGGCGGCGGCCGGCTGTTCGGCGGTGGCGGCGGCTCGGCGGCCCCACCGGACGCCGAGGACACCGGTGCGACCGCGACGGAGTGA
- a CDS encoding DNA polymerase sliding clamp, translating to MFKAIVSAETLTSALDSVSVLVDECKIHLEEDGLEIRAVDPANVGMVDLSLDASAFESYEADGGLIGVDLSRLEDIAGMADTGQLIQLELDEETRKLHIQIDGLEYTLALIDPDSIRQEPDIPDLDLPAEVVLEGKDVNRSVTAADMVSDHIALGVDETDEFFYVSAEGDTDDVHLELTQDDLIDLQVGPARSLFSLDYLKDMNKAIPKDTEVTLDLGEEFPVKIYFGFAEGQGQVTYMLAPRIQSD from the coding sequence ATGTTCAAGGCCATCGTGAGCGCCGAAACGCTCACCAGCGCGCTCGATTCGGTGAGCGTGCTGGTCGACGAGTGCAAGATCCACCTCGAGGAAGACGGACTGGAAATCCGCGCCGTCGACCCCGCGAACGTCGGGATGGTCGACCTCTCGCTCGATGCGTCTGCGTTCGAATCCTACGAGGCGGACGGCGGGCTGATCGGCGTCGACCTCTCGCGGCTCGAGGATATCGCCGGCATGGCCGACACCGGTCAGCTCATCCAACTCGAACTCGACGAGGAGACCCGCAAGCTTCACATCCAGATCGACGGGCTCGAGTACACGCTCGCGCTCATCGATCCCGACTCGATCCGCCAGGAGCCGGACATTCCGGACCTCGACCTGCCCGCGGAGGTCGTCCTCGAGGGGAAAGACGTCAACCGTTCGGTGACCGCCGCCGATATGGTCTCCGACCACATCGCACTCGGCGTCGACGAAACCGACGAATTCTTCTACGTCAGCGCGGAGGGCGACACCGACGACGTCCACCTCGAGCTCACCCAGGACGATCTGATCGATCTGCAGGTCGGCCCCGCCCGCTCGCTGTTCTCGCTGGACTACCTGAAGGACATGAACAAGGCGATTCCCAAAGACACCGAGGTCACGCTCGACCTCGGCGAGGAGTTCCCCGTCAAGATCTACTTCGGCTTCGCGGAGGGGCAGGGACAGGTCACCTACATGCTCGCACCGCGCATCCAGAGCGACTGA
- the hjc gene encoding Holliday junction resolvase Hjc produces the protein MSQAKGDRRERELVNALDEAGFAVMRAPASGSATERELPDVLAGDGEQFYAIEAKSSSGDPIYLTGEEVEALIYFAQNFGAKPRIGIRFDREDWYFFHPGDLHVTDGGNYRVKKETAIAEGTDFPEFTGRSEKVTLEEVGDDGADTGPDEEILRVLNAVEQGVMDVEEAAKVLE, from the coding sequence ATGTCTCAGGCGAAGGGCGACCGCCGCGAGCGGGAACTCGTCAACGCACTCGACGAGGCCGGCTTCGCGGTCATGCGTGCGCCCGCCAGCGGTTCTGCGACCGAGCGCGAACTCCCCGACGTGCTCGCCGGCGACGGCGAACAGTTCTACGCGATCGAGGCGAAATCGAGTTCGGGCGACCCGATCTATCTCACCGGCGAGGAGGTCGAAGCGCTCATCTACTTCGCGCAGAACTTCGGCGCGAAACCTCGAATCGGCATTCGCTTCGACCGCGAGGACTGGTACTTCTTCCACCCCGGCGACCTCCACGTGACTGACGGCGGTAACTACCGCGTCAAGAAGGAGACGGCCATCGCCGAGGGAACCGACTTCCCCGAGTTCACCGGCCGATCCGAGAAGGTCACGCTCGAGGAAGTCGGCGACGACGGGGCCGATACCGGTCCCGACGAGGAGATCCTCCGCGTGCTCAACGCCGTCGAGCAGGGCGTGATGGACGTCGAGGAGGCCGCGAAAGTTCTCGAGTGA
- a CDS encoding 23S rRNA (uridine(2552)-2'-O)-methyltransferase — translation MAGKDHYYNKAKQEGYRSRAAYKLKQLDNLENVIDRGDTVVDLGAAPGGWLEVAAEAVGSEGNVIGVDFQRIKDFEDHDNVETLRGDMTEEKTRDRVIDAAGGPVDVVISDMAPNMSGEYSLDQARSLHLARQAFETAVELLDSGGDFVVKVFEGPDVDDFRADVEEEFQYVRATSPKASRDESSEVYFIGKGRLTATVRPGDELEVEIDAVGNEGDGMASVDGYRLFVPDTEEGETVTVRVEDVKPNFGFAQRIDRD, via the coding sequence ATGGCAGGTAAAGACCACTACTACAACAAGGCGAAGCAGGAAGGGTATCGCTCTCGAGCGGCCTACAAGCTCAAACAGCTCGATAACCTCGAGAACGTCATCGACCGCGGCGATACGGTCGTCGACCTGGGGGCGGCCCCCGGCGGCTGGCTCGAGGTCGCCGCCGAGGCGGTCGGCTCGGAGGGGAACGTCATCGGCGTCGACTTCCAGCGGATCAAGGACTTCGAGGATCACGACAACGTCGAGACGCTCCGCGGAGACATGACCGAAGAGAAGACCCGCGATCGGGTTATCGACGCCGCCGGCGGCCCGGTCGACGTCGTCATCTCCGACATGGCACCCAACATGTCCGGCGAGTACTCGCTCGATCAGGCCCGGTCGCTGCACCTCGCACGGCAGGCCTTCGAGACCGCCGTCGAACTGCTCGACAGCGGCGGGGACTTCGTCGTGAAGGTCTTCGAGGGGCCGGACGTCGACGACTTCCGAGCGGACGTCGAGGAGGAGTTCCAGTACGTCCGCGCGACGTCGCCGAAGGCGAGTCGAGACGAGTCCTCCGAGGTTTACTTCATCGGAAAGGGACGGCTCACCGCCACGGTGCGGCCGGGCGACGAACTCGAGGTCGAGATCGACGCCGTCGGAAACGAAGGCGACGGCATGGCGAGCGTCGACGGCTACCGGCTGTTCGTCCCCGATACCGAGGAGGGCGAGACCGTCACGGTGCGCGTCGAGGACGTCAAGCCGAACTTCGGCTTCGCACAGCGGATCGACCGGGACTGA
- a CDS encoding HalOD1 output domain-containing protein: protein MPSPNDSTDESESPDHSYVTTFDPADGRPSEAVVTAVAAVLEADPAELSPLYDVMDPGALNDLVEHAQRGATDGTHLVWFTYEGLDVGVRSDGEIRIRNVTAAS from the coding sequence ATGCCCTCCCCGAACGATTCGACGGACGAGTCGGAGTCGCCCGATCACAGCTACGTCACGACGTTCGATCCGGCGGACGGCCGGCCGAGCGAGGCCGTCGTCACCGCAGTCGCCGCGGTTCTCGAGGCCGATCCCGCCGAGCTATCGCCGCTGTACGACGTCATGGATCCGGGCGCGCTCAACGACCTGGTCGAACACGCTCAGCGAGGGGCGACCGACGGCACTCATCTGGTGTGGTTCACCTACGAGGGGCTCGACGTCGGCGTCCGAAGCGACGGCGAGATCCGGATCCGGAACGTCACTGCGGCCAGCTGA
- a CDS encoding helix-turn-helix domain-containing protein, which produces MSVIVEFRVPSADFELGRILDVDGITSIELENLVPIGEAAVPLFWIHNSTRQSFLESVQRHPAVTSAAEVDVFDDRTLFTLDWDANHDHLFEGITESEGQLLSAIGTPDTWEFELRFPDHDALSGFRTDCEDAQISLEVQRVYNPTKPDAGPWYGLTELQREAITLAVRTGYYDIPRGCTTKELADELDISDQAVTERLRRAIMSLVRYTLVHTESEG; this is translated from the coding sequence ATGAGCGTGATTGTAGAATTTCGGGTTCCATCTGCGGATTTCGAACTCGGACGGATTCTCGACGTCGATGGGATCACGTCCATCGAACTCGAGAATCTCGTCCCCATCGGCGAGGCGGCCGTTCCGCTCTTCTGGATCCACAACTCGACGCGACAGTCGTTTCTCGAGTCCGTCCAACGCCACCCGGCCGTCACCAGCGCGGCGGAGGTAGACGTCTTCGACGACAGGACGCTCTTCACCCTCGACTGGGATGCGAACCACGATCACCTCTTCGAGGGAATCACGGAGAGCGAGGGACAGCTATTGAGTGCCATCGGCACGCCCGATACGTGGGAGTTCGAGTTGCGATTTCCCGATCACGACGCTCTCAGTGGATTTCGGACGGACTGCGAGGACGCGCAGATTTCGCTGGAGGTGCAGCGCGTGTACAACCCGACGAAACCGGACGCCGGTCCGTGGTACGGGTTGACCGAACTCCAGCGCGAAGCGATCACGCTCGCCGTCCGAACGGGGTACTACGACATCCCGAGAGGCTGTACGACCAAGGAACTCGCGGACGAACTTGATATTTCGGATCAGGCCGTGACGGAACGACTCCGTCGTGCAATCATGTCGCTCGTCAGGTACACGCTCGTCCACACCGAATCGGAGGGCTGA
- a CDS encoding alpha/beta hydrolase yields MPQAMRDGVSIYYEHERSDGDGSAPVVFVQGLGFGRWMWRWQREAVADEYDVIAPDNRGTGRSDVGLPPLVARLPGTLRALVILKLAGYSMGGLAADLEAVLDDAGIYDAHIVGASMGGMIAQRYALEYSRAKSLTLCCTSHGGPDAAPVPEETQERMFDTPDGASERETIRHRMRPAFNERFTNRNPHLMDRIIEWRLEQDAGAPGREAQAAAVQNFDVSDRLDGLRVPTLLLHGTDDQVVPVENARLLAEKISDSRLELVEGGSHLFFIEDDELVNEHLLAFLDEQE; encoded by the coding sequence ATGCCACAGGCGATGAGAGACGGCGTGTCGATCTACTACGAACACGAGCGGAGCGATGGAGACGGAAGCGCGCCGGTCGTGTTCGTTCAGGGACTCGGATTCGGTCGGTGGATGTGGCGGTGGCAGCGCGAGGCAGTCGCCGACGAGTACGACGTGATCGCTCCGGACAACCGGGGCACCGGCCGCTCGGACGTCGGCCTGCCGCCGCTCGTGGCGCGACTGCCGGGGACGCTCCGCGCCCTCGTCATCCTCAAACTGGCCGGTTACTCGATGGGCGGGCTCGCAGCGGACCTCGAGGCCGTTCTCGACGACGCGGGAATCTACGACGCCCACATCGTCGGGGCGAGCATGGGCGGGATGATCGCCCAGCGCTACGCGCTGGAGTACTCCCGGGCGAAATCACTGACGCTGTGTTGTACGTCCCACGGGGGCCCCGACGCGGCACCGGTTCCCGAGGAGACGCAGGAGCGCATGTTCGATACGCCCGACGGGGCCAGCGAACGGGAGACGATCCGCCATCGAATGCGCCCCGCGTTCAACGAGCGGTTCACCAACCGGAACCCCCACCTGATGGATCGAATCATCGAGTGGCGACTCGAGCAGGACGCCGGCGCCCCCGGTCGCGAGGCCCAGGCCGCCGCCGTCCAGAACTTCGACGTCAGCGACCGCCTCGACGGGCTCCGCGTGCCGACGCTGCTCCTCCACGGGACCGACGACCAGGTCGTCCCCGTCGAAAACGCGCGGCTGCTCGCGGAGAAGATTTCGGACAGCCGCCTCGAACTCGTCGAGGGCGGCTCGCACCTCTTCTTCATCGAAGACGACGAACTGGTCAACGAGCACCTGCTGGCGTTCCTCGACGAGCAGGAGTGA
- a CDS encoding HalOD1 output domain-containing protein, with amino-acid sequence MTASLASTELETLEFDRESGTYRARYDQDATAASIAVVAAVSNGLDTDPLELDPLHDTIDTDSLTDLVRHRGPPNEPVGKTVGTTRQ; translated from the coding sequence ATGACTGCCAGCTTAGCCAGTACCGAGTTAGAGACGTTGGAGTTCGATCGGGAGTCGGGTACGTACCGTGCCCGGTACGATCAGGACGCGACCGCTGCGAGCATAGCTGTTGTCGCCGCAGTGTCGAACGGTCTGGATACCGATCCGCTCGAACTGGACCCGCTCCACGACACGATCGATACCGATTCCCTCACTGATCTGGTTCGACATCGGGGGCCGCCGAACGAACCGGTCGGCAAGACCGTTGGAACCACACGCCAATGA
- a CDS encoding 5'-deoxyadenosine deaminase: MLLSGTVIVDASTTIEEGAVVTEDDCIVAVGDRTDLVEQYPGHERREYDILLPGLVGSHIHSVQSLGRGVADDTALLSWLFDYVLPMEAEMDADVMYTAAKLGYLECIESGTTTVIDHLSVHHADAAFDAAIDVGIRGRLGKVLMDTESPAGLQQGTQTALDETEKLIREYHDVNDGRIQYAVTPRFAVSCTEACLRGCRDLADAYDGVRIHTHASENRDEIAAVEEETGMRNIFWLDEVGLTGEDVVLAHCVWTDEAERELLAESGTHVCHCPSSNMKLASGIAPVIDYLERGINVALGNDGPPCNNTLDAFTEMRQASLLQKVETLDPTTTAAETVFEMATRNGAEAAGFERLGELREGWKADIIGMTTDVTRATPVNDVFSHLVYAAHGDDVEFTMVDGEVLYDGSEHVGIDAAAVREQAREYATELNATLEL; the protein is encoded by the coding sequence ATGTTACTTTCGGGCACCGTCATCGTCGATGCGTCAACGACTATCGAGGAGGGGGCGGTCGTCACCGAGGACGATTGTATCGTCGCCGTCGGTGACCGTACCGACCTCGTCGAGCAGTACCCTGGCCACGAGCGTCGTGAGTACGATATCCTACTCCCGGGTCTGGTCGGCAGTCACATTCACTCCGTTCAGTCGCTTGGCCGCGGCGTCGCCGATGACACTGCGTTGCTTTCCTGGCTGTTCGATTACGTTCTCCCGATGGAGGCCGAGATGGATGCCGACGTGATGTATACCGCGGCGAAGCTCGGCTACCTCGAGTGTATCGAGTCCGGGACGACCACAGTTATCGATCATCTCTCGGTTCATCACGCTGACGCGGCGTTTGACGCAGCCATCGACGTCGGTATCCGCGGTCGACTCGGGAAGGTGTTGATGGACACGGAATCTCCGGCGGGGCTTCAGCAGGGTACTCAGACCGCTCTCGACGAAACGGAGAAACTCATTCGGGAGTATCACGATGTGAACGACGGCCGCATTCAGTACGCCGTCACACCCCGCTTTGCGGTGAGCTGTACTGAGGCGTGTCTCCGCGGGTGTCGTGACCTCGCGGACGCGTACGATGGCGTTCGCATCCACACACATGCGAGTGAGAACCGCGACGAGATCGCAGCCGTCGAGGAGGAAACGGGGATGCGCAATATTTTCTGGCTCGACGAGGTCGGCCTCACGGGTGAGGACGTCGTCCTCGCACACTGCGTCTGGACCGACGAGGCCGAGCGCGAACTCCTTGCAGAGTCCGGGACTCACGTCTGTCACTGTCCGTCATCGAATATGAAGCTCGCCTCGGGTATCGCACCCGTCATCGACTACCTCGAGCGTGGTATCAACGTCGCACTCGGTAACGACGGTCCGCCGTGCAACAACACGCTCGATGCCTTCACCGAGATGCGACAGGCGAGCCTCCTCCAGAAGGTGGAGACGCTCGATCCGACGACGACGGCCGCAGAGACGGTGTTCGAGATGGCGACACGAAACGGTGCGGAGGCCGCCGGATTCGAGCGTCTCGGCGAACTTCGTGAGGGATGGAAAGCCGACATCATCGGGATGACGACCGATGTAACACGCGCGACGCCAGTCAACGATGTGTTCTCTCACCTCGTCTACGCTGCACACGGCGATGACGTCGAGTTCACGATGGTCGACGGTGAGGTCCTGTACGACGGAAGCGAACACGTCGGTATCGACGCTGCAGCCGTCCGCGAGCAAGCGCGTGAATACGCTACCGAACTGAACGCGACACTGGAACTGTAG
- a CDS encoding ribbon-helix-helix domain-containing protein translates to MPKISVEIPQELLEDLDDHVGDDGKFVNRSDAIRSSIRKNLDILDEIDERHDRLETEE, encoded by the coding sequence ATGCCCAAGATCAGCGTCGAAATTCCGCAGGAACTCCTCGAGGATCTGGACGACCACGTCGGCGACGACGGCAAGTTCGTCAACCGCAGCGACGCGATTCGGTCCTCGATCCGAAAGAATCTGGATATCTTGGACGAGATCGACGAGCGCCACGACCGCCTCGAGACGGAAGAGTAG
- the priL gene encoding DNA primase regulatory subunit PriL, with translation MQRLHARYPFLEAARESVATEAVDLATVVEQDQAVVDRARQRVITALGEGEIGDSHREARVELLSYPVARVLVSLVGERVLVRKYARGEAATAYDRFTADMADTTELKSVETTGLELEDLLAEFDLGDDVREATDGDGYRIDVGTYLPLAEDLWEDEWRLVNKPLDAGEVPVDADELLALLREAIRSRIEDGLPFEVPDTIATALEDDAAEIREVLADLELTQDIDTVVPDLFPPCMKALLDQIQKGEHLAHHSRFAITAFLTSIGMTTDQIVDLYRVNSSFGEEMTRYQTDHIRGDSSPTEYSPPSCATMQSYGDCVNKDDLCERIPHPMAYYEQRIDDADDDEIEDWREGTDDAENSAASGD, from the coding sequence ATGCAGCGACTGCACGCGCGGTACCCGTTTCTCGAGGCCGCTCGCGAGTCCGTCGCGACGGAGGCGGTCGATCTCGCGACCGTCGTCGAGCAGGATCAGGCGGTCGTCGACCGCGCGCGCCAACGCGTGATTACCGCGCTCGGGGAGGGGGAGATCGGGGACTCACACCGCGAGGCTCGCGTCGAATTGCTCTCCTATCCCGTCGCGCGGGTGCTCGTCTCGCTGGTCGGGGAGCGAGTGCTCGTCCGAAAGTACGCCCGCGGGGAGGCCGCGACGGCCTACGACCGCTTCACCGCCGACATGGCCGACACCACCGAGCTGAAGAGCGTCGAGACGACGGGACTCGAACTCGAGGATCTGCTCGCCGAGTTCGACCTGGGAGACGACGTTCGCGAGGCGACCGACGGCGACGGCTATCGGATCGACGTCGGCACCTACCTCCCGCTGGCCGAGGACCTGTGGGAAGACGAGTGGCGGCTGGTTAATAAGCCATTGGACGCCGGCGAGGTGCCCGTCGACGCCGACGAATTACTCGCGCTCCTGCGCGAGGCGATCCGGAGCCGTATCGAGGACGGCCTTCCGTTCGAGGTGCCCGACACCATCGCGACCGCGCTCGAGGACGACGCCGCCGAGATCCGCGAGGTGCTGGCGGACCTCGAGTTGACCCAGGATATCGACACGGTCGTTCCGGACCTGTTCCCGCCGTGTATGAAGGCTCTGCTCGATCAGATACAGAAGGGCGAACACTTGGCGCACCACTCCCGATTCGCGATCACCGCGTTCCTGACGAGTATCGGGATGACCACCGATCAGATCGTCGACCTCTACCGCGTCAACTCGTCGTTCGGCGAGGAGATGACCCGCTACCAGACCGACCACATCCGCGGCGATAGCTCCCCGACGGAGTACTCGCCGCCCTCGTGTGCGACGATGCAGTCCTACGGCGACTGCGTGAACAAGGACGATCTCTGCGAGCGGATTCCGCATCCGATGGCCTACTACGAGCAGCGGATCGACGACGCCGACGACGACGAGATCGAGGACTGGAGAGAAGGGACTGACGACGCCGAGAATAGCGCCGCGAGCGGCGACTGA
- a CDS encoding helix-turn-helix domain-containing protein, protein MATVMEFTSPADEFPLGTIFENLPEVTIDMERLLPQEDLIIPYFWVRGAAAEDIEAAFEAHAGLVTITLIDSVDDEYLMRAEWESEYFGILSALTETNISILSGVGTKEGWDFEVRGESREAISDFRTECQTNDIPIEITAVHQLLPIQGDDYELTDTQREALVLAYERGYFDSPREASLEDIATELGITQQSLSSRLRRGHRRLIGGTVINQ, encoded by the coding sequence ATGGCTACCGTGATGGAGTTTACGAGTCCGGCGGACGAGTTTCCACTGGGGACGATCTTCGAAAACCTCCCCGAGGTAACGATCGACATGGAACGACTCCTCCCACAGGAGGACCTGATAATCCCGTATTTCTGGGTCCGCGGCGCGGCCGCCGAAGACATCGAAGCCGCGTTCGAAGCCCACGCTGGACTGGTTACCATCACACTCATCGATAGCGTCGACGACGAGTATCTCATGCGTGCAGAGTGGGAATCGGAATATTTCGGCATCCTGAGCGCCCTCACCGAAACCAACATCTCCATCCTCTCCGGAGTCGGGACGAAAGAGGGGTGGGACTTCGAAGTCCGCGGTGAGAGCCGTGAGGCGATCAGCGATTTCCGCACCGAATGCCAAACGAACGACATTCCTATCGAGATCACCGCAGTCCACCAGTTGCTCCCGATACAGGGCGACGACTACGAGTTGACCGACACCCAGCGAGAAGCGCTGGTGTTGGCCTACGAACGCGGATACTTCGATTCGCCGCGTGAGGCCTCGCTCGAGGATATCGCTACGGAACTCGGAATCACGCAGCAGTCGCTTTCGTCTCGACTCAGACGCGGTCACCGACGGCTCATCGGCGGGACGGTAATCAATCAGTAG